In one Yarrowia lipolytica chromosome 1A, complete sequence genomic region, the following are encoded:
- a CDS encoding uncharacterized protein (Compare to YALI0A12155g, similar to Saccharomyces cerevisiae SSF2 (YDR312W) and SSF1 (YHR066W); ancestral locus Anc_5.338, similar to uniprot|P38789 Saccharomyces cerevisiae YHR066w SSF1 mating protein P2) yields the protein MAARKSKKRTHVQISEEDMDKIPKSMIFKMGSKKVGSVAASPASQHALTQLVRDTRCAMEPHTAGKLRERKGNKLRDFVTMAGPLGVSHLMIFTKGESGMTSLRMARVPRGPTLHFKVSQYSLIKDVRKFVRSPKSNDGKLYKQPPLLVMNNFSLKSDDATNPHETLVTQMFQNMFPPLSAQNTRIPSIRRVVMLNKDKETGSIEFRHYAIDTRPVDVTRGVKKLTKLKHKLRKKIPNLSKKQDMADYLLDPDAGAFTSDSDMSEVEEDAIVDLNPDDDDEMPLEEGPSKRAVKLVEIGPRMTLDLIKIEDGVCSGKVLHHTRIKKSEAEIKKLEKRHSSAAKIKADRKAEQLANVKAKTEKKGRMARGKEKAKLKGDDGDEENEAGDDEDEENEADQEDDDEDDE from the coding sequence atggcaGCGCGGAAAAGCAAGAAGAGAACGCACGTCCAGatctccgaggaggacatGGACAAGATCCCCAAGTCCATGATCTTCAAGATGGGCTCCAAAAAGGTCGGCAGTGTCGCAGCGTCCCCGGCCTCTCAGCATGCGCTCACACAACTAGTTCGAGACACTCGATGTGCCATGGAACCCCACACCGCCGGCAAACTGCGGGAGCGAAAGGGAAACAAGCTGCGGGACTTTGTGACCATGGCTGGTCCTCTCGGAGTGTCACATTTGATGATTTTCACCAAGGGAGAGTCTGGCATGACTTCGCTGCGAATGGCTCGTGTGCCTCGGGGCCCCACTCTGCACTTCAAGGTGTCGCAGTACTCgctcatcaaggacgtTCGGAAGTTTGTGCGGTCGCCCAAGTCCAACGACGGCAAGCTGTACAAGCAGCCTCCTCTGCTGGTGATGAACAACTTTTCTCTCAAGAGTGACGATGCCACCAACCCCCACGAGACTCTGGTAACCCAGATGTTCCAGAACATGTTCCCCCCTCTGTCTGCGCAGAACACCAGAATTCCCTCGATTCGTCGGGTCGTcatgctcaacaaggacaaggagacgGGCTCTATCGAGTTCCGACACTACGCCATCGACACCCGTCCGGTTGACGTGACCCGGGGCGTCAAAAAGCTCACCAAACTCAAACACAAGCTGCGAAAGAAGATCCCCAACCTCAGCAAAAAGCAGGATATGGCCGACTATCTTCTGGACCCCGATGCCGGAGCCTTCACCTCCGATTCGGACATGTccgaggtcgaggaggatgcCATTGTCGACCTCAACCcggacgacgacgacgaaatgCCTCTTGAGGAGGGCCCTAGCAAACGGGCCGTCAAGCTCGTGGAGATTGGTCCCCGAATGACCCTCGATCTCAtcaagattgaggacgGCGTGTGTTCTGGAAAGGTGCTGCATCATACTCGGATTAAGAAGTCGGAGGccgagatcaagaagctggagaagcgacATTCGTCTGCCGCCAAGATCAAGGCCGACCGAAAGGCCGAGCAGTTGGCCAacgtcaaggccaagacagagaagaagggacGAATGGCAAGAGGAAAGGAAaaggccaagctcaagggaGATGACGGTGATGAGGAGAATgaagctggagatgatgaggacgaggagaatgAAGCTGACCAGGAGGATGATGACGAAGATGACGAGTAA
- a CDS encoding uncharacterized protein (Compare to YALI0A12177g, weakly similar to uniprot|Q12358 Saccharomyces cerevisiae Putative dioxygenase YLL057C), with protein MAPSAEKLPSPASSAPQVSTLKSVIAEVEAPYKYDYLLPVYPDLKWDPLEEVPYTDAGIDADPNYTNLFKDASKVIELTPRFGTEIHGVSLKTLSTEQKKELARLISFRGCVFFRDQPDFEIEDQLNLGRFWGTLHKHASTSVPRDWEARNLDEVHVVYTDYHKKPNTAFPATHLWHADVTYEKQPPSYTSLKVLANPPTGGDTLWTSNYAVYDSLSEPMQKYLESLTAIHSGVAQAADSARVGQPLRRDPIETEHPVIRTHPVTGWKSVFLNPGFVTALRGIPTSESQAIMTYINSLVATQQEDTVRFKWNSQDVAFWDNRTTSHSASFGYYPYRRHGVRVTVTGEVPVFDKNGTSQQDHFDAEVGLVRNKDGSAGGNYND; from the coding sequence ATGGCACCCAGCGCTGAAAAACTGCCCTCGCCGGCATCATCAGCCCCCCAGGTCTCGACCCTGAAGTCGGTCATTGCCGAGGTCGAAGcaccctacaagtacgactacCTTCTCCCCGTCTACCCGGACCTCAAGTGGGACCCCCTCGAGGAAGTCCCCTACACAGACGCCGGTATCGACGCGGACCCCAACTACACAAACCTGTTCAAGGACGCGTCCAAGGTGATTGAGCTGACCCCCCGGTTCGGAACCGAGATCCACGGTGTTTCTCTAAAGACGCTGTCCAcagagcagaagaaggaactCGCCCGTCTGATCTCCTTCCGAGGCTgcgtcttcttccgagACCAGCCCGACTTTGAGATCGAAGACCAGCTCAACCTCGGCCGGTTCTGGGGCACCCTGCACAAGCACGCCTCCACCTCTGTGCCCCGAGACTGGGAGGCCCGAAACCTCGACGAGGTCCACGTGGTCTACACCGACTACCACAAGAAACCCAACACAGCCTTCCCAGCCACCCACCTGTGGCACGCGGACGTCACCTACGAAAAACAGCCCCCTTCATACACCTCGCTCAAGGTGCTGGCCAACCCCCCAACCGGAGGAGACACCTTGTGGACCTCCAACTACGCCGTCTACGACTCGCTGTCTGAGCCCATGCAAAAGTACCTCGAGAGTCTCACTGCCATCCACTCGGGAGTCGCCCAGGCCGCAGACTCAGCCCGTGTGGGCCAGCCTCTCCGACGAGACCCCATTGAGACCGAACATCCTGTCATTCGAACACATCCCGTGACCGGCTGGAAGTCCGTCTTCCTTAACCCCGGCTTTGTGACTGCTCTGCGGGGCATCCCCACCTCCGAGTCCCAGGCCATCATGACCTACATCAACTCTCTGGTGGCTACCCAGCAGGAGGACACTGTCCGATTCAAGTGGAACTCACAGGATGTGGCCTTTTGGGACAACCGAACCACTTCGCACAGCGCCTCGTTTGGATACTATCCTTACCGACGACATGGAGTGCGAGTAACGGTGACTGGAGAGGTTCCCGTGTTTGACAAGAACGGTACTTCCCAGCAGGATCACTTTGATGCCGAGGTTGGGCTTGTTCGAAACAAGGACGGTTCTGCTGGTGGAAACTACAACGACTAA
- a CDS encoding uncharacterized protein (Compare to YALI0A12221g, no similarity) → MKDAETTTVRELGPDHVANDIYSFLNRKPCARHQKSDATKHTCGWPRARLPSPPAEEEGPEKLELLADASRRFSLESVKTIVGPGVLQYLQRGGFSSGDLVKTLQLFFSHSSLTEEQLAMRFQRANLRSLNAFMETLETGVYPAKCFLLGPRYIPSETEQSTAVADTRETTTGKTTEERTRLDGGNSASTIVPPQSTETELAKEKDNGQTKSMPVVIGEIVKTGSNRTNPTKPSSANVAIPPHNAPQLTTYKRSFPPLSPLAKRQCMDVPS, encoded by the coding sequence ATGAAGGACGCGGAAACTACAACGGTCCGCGAACTCGGCCCAGATCACGTGGCCAATGACATTTATTCGTTTCTGAACCGCAAACCGTGCGCGCGACACCAGAAATCAGATGCGACCAAACACACATGCGGATGGCCACGAGCCAGGCTACCTTCTCCTCCggctgaagaagaggggCCCGAGAAACTGGAGTTGCTGGCGGATGCTTCCAGGAGATTCTCCCTGGAGTCGGTGAAGACAATTGTGGGTCCTGGAGTGCTGCAGTATCTCCAACGCGGTGGATTTTCGTCAGGCGATTTGGTGAAGACCCTGCAGTTGTTTTTCAGCCACTCTTCCCTGACAGAGGAGCAGTTGGCGATGCGATTTCAGCGGGCCAACCTCCGTAGTCTGAATGCCTTTATGGAGACTCTTGAGACCGGGGTTTATCCTGCCAAGTGCTTCCTGCTGGGTCCCAGGTACATCCCTTCAGAGACAGAGCAGTCCACGGCAGTCGCAGACACCAGAGAAACGACTACCGGAAAAACGACTGAGGAGCGTACCAGACTGGACGGTGGAAACTCTGCAAGTACAATTGTCCCTCCTCAATCGACTGAGACCGAGCTTgcaaaagaaaaagacaatGGTCAAACAAAATCTATGCCGGTAGTAATTGGCGAGATTGTTAAGACTGGCAGTAATAGGACCAATCCCACAAAACCGTCTTCTGCCAACGTTGCCATCCCACCTCACAATGCCCCACAACTGACTACCTACAAACGGTCATTTCCTCCGTTATCTCCCCTGGCTAAACGACAGTGCATGGACGTCCCTTCTTAA
- a CDS encoding uncharacterized protein (Compare to YALI0A12287g, similar to Saccharomyces cerevisiae YEL043W; ancestral locus Anc_1.487, some similarities with uniprot|P32618 Saccharomyces cerevisiae YEL043w) — MGLIATILAVFWLLHRATRLLKIPATTLIRLLGVDIPERPDICVDHVSDSSVTLRWPKPEKTTAHKHIIEVNGIKAGESSRSTSVVLTNLQPDKTYSVNVLTVNANQYRSNTTTVRVHTRKRVQHPSLDSLAPVLMDPVTPSFVVLASGTGTSTASTTSGLSSATSIPATSTAAGLKHKKHKHSSSKKLSADKSAYTVESLTAEVEAAQQEIRDANMQYREVEKELVAMENKLQEESQELRAQRKKDDVSRSQLRSEMKALEDQKLNIELHRAKVDKQLQNLEQTLKRMEVEESKWINTSQIMERKTEDLTTTDTETYHENANKKLVEAETLQKSLAAVEEEVKTMTAEIRQLDALRKSLAEHGSSSRGSDANNSPEALLKILEGTSDGKAEILRQQIHFDTDLDQKWRDVQRQLEQRYVQVYGEYGEATRLLESAKIQYQQFQVVASANNSSSQIIDNSTSSFDFGSSRDMIKPELPPSTSAPAQSVPDAGRRPSAFEGDENFNTAVQMFLPSNLFGADDLNDSLTQSSFEAIDELPMKGPTYPSHAQTSSPSSSFDAFRVSSEDPNSPSFFSKDYDMDTSSPVTRLKRLSGMFGFNRAKATPPPEPANKGSLFFRNKRKQEGKEPDDDMLVAPESYDPFQASWNRSNSPGGNIFGPSFGTSEWSGSPSGEQDWSNRSVDSYGGSSGPFAPGFKAFDQPRELYDDTAEPHGASSTHSEYSAMTDGSKDSNGRESIIQKGIRTLTSPRKGSTSSAKFNVGKLSFFGGKKSDRSDASSTDAELDDVPDQGALGAIHESRSGTGSPHLNMEEFLKQT, encoded by the coding sequence ATGGGCCTGATAGCCACGATTCTGGCGGTCTTCTGGCTGCTACATCGCGCCACACGGTTGCTGAAGATCCCCGCGACGACGCTGATCCGGCTGCTGGGTGTGGATATCCCCGAGCGGCCCGACATTTGTGTGGATCATGTGTCCGACTCCTCGGTCACGCTGCGATGGCCCAAACCGGAAAAGACCACAGCTCACAAACATATCATCGAGGTGAACGGCATCAAGGCCGGCGAGAGCTCGAGGTCCACGTCGGTTGTGCTCACCAACCTGCAGCCGGACAAGACGTACTCTGTCAACGTGCTCACGGTCAACGCGAATCAGTACAGATCCAATACAACCACAGTCCGTGTCCACACGCGCAAACGGGTGCAGCACCCGTCTCTGGACTCTCTGGCGCCCGTTCTCATGGACCCCGTGACCCCCTCGTTTGTGGTGCTCGCGTCCGGAACAGGAACATCAACCGCATCTACAACCTCCGGCCTCAGCTCGGCCACCAGCATCCCCGCCACCTCTACGGCCGCGGGGCTCAAGCAcaagaaacacaaacactcgTCTTCCAAAAAGCTGAGTGCTGACAAGTCTGCATACACGGTGGAGTCACTGACggccgaggtggaggcTGCGCAGCAGGAGATCCGGGATGCCAACATGCAGTATcgagaggtggagaaggagctggtggCGATGGAAaacaagctgcaggaggagtCACAGGAGCTTCGGGCACAGCGCAAGAAGGATGATGTGTCCCGATCGCAGCTGCGATCCGAAATGAAGGCCCTGGAAGaccagaagctcaacatTGAGCTGCACAGGGCCAAGGTGgacaagcagctgcagaaccTTGAGCAGACGCTCAAACGcatggaggtggaagagaGCAAGTGGATCAACACGTCGCAGATCATGGAGCGCAAAACGGAGGATCTCACAACCACCGACACAGAAACGTACCACGAGAAcgccaacaagaagctcgtGGAGGCCGAGACTCTACAAAAGTCGCTGGCGGCcgtggaagaggaggtcAAGACTATGACGGCCGAGATCCGGCAGCTTGACGCCCTGCGAAAGAGTCTGGCAGAACACGGCAGCAGTAGCCGAGGCAGCGATGCCAACAACTCGCCGGAAGCTTTACTTAAGATTCTCGAGGGCACATCTGACGGAAAGGCCGAGATCTTACGCCAACAGATCCATTTCGATACCGATCTGGACCAAAAGTGGCGAGACGTGCAGCGTCAGCTTGAGCAGCGATATGTGCAAGTGTATGGTGAGTACGGCGAGGCCACGCGGCTACTGGAGTCGGCAAAGATCCAGTACCAGCAGTTCCAGGTAGTCGCAAGCGCCAACAACAGCTCTTCTCAAATCATCGATAATTCCACGTCGAGCTTCGATTTCGGATCAAGTCGCGACATGATCAAACCTGAGCTTCCGCCTTCCACCAGTGCTCCGGCCCAGTCCGTTCCTGACGCTGGACGCCGCCCCTCCGCATTTGAAGGAGATGAAAACTTCAATACTGCGGTGCAAATGTTTCTCCCATCCAATTTGTTTGGTGCTGACGATCTCAACGATTCCCTCACTCAGTCTTCCTTTGAGGCAATCGACGAACTGCCCATGAAGGGCCCTACATACCCTAGTCATGCCCAGACCAGCTCTCCGTCCAGCTCGTTTGACGCTTTCCGGGTGTCTTCCGAAGACCCCAACAGcccctccttcttctccaaggacTACGACATGGACACCAGCTCGCCCGTGACTCGTCTCAAACGGCTCTCCGGCATGTTTGGATTCAACCGAGCTAAGGCCACGCCTCCCCCTGAACCTGCCAACAAAGgctccctcttcttccgTAACAAGCGCAAGCAGGAGGGCAAGGAGcccgacgacgacatgCTGGTGGCTCCCGAGTCATATGACCCCTTCCAGGCGTCTTGGAACCGGTCCAACTCTCCCGGAGGCAATATCTTTGGACCCAGCTTTGGCACCTCCGAGTGGTCTGGATCTCCCTCTGGAGAGCAAGATTGGAGCAACCGGTCTGTGGACTCTTATGGAGGCTCCTCGGGTCCGTTTGCTCCTGGCTTTAAGGCGTTTGATCAGCCCAGGGAGCTGTATGACGACACCGCTGAACCACATGGTGCTTCCAGCACCCACAGTGAGTACAGTGCCATGACCGATGGCTCCAAAGACTCCAATGGACGAGAAAGCATCATTCAAAAGGGAATCCGAACCCTCACCTCTCCCAGAAAGGGGAGCACGTCTTCTGCCAAGTTCAATGTTGGTAAGCTGAGTTTTTTTGGCGGCAAGAAAAGCGATCGGTCGGatgcttcttccactgacGCCGAGCTGGACGACGTTCCCGATCAGGGTGCTCTGGGTGCCATTCACGAGTCCCGGTCCGGCACTGGAAGTCCTCATCTTAACATGGAGGAGTTTCTGAAGCAGACATAG
- a CDS encoding uncharacterized protein (Compare to YALI0A12419g, no similarity) → MSIFGTPSMFGRPIDPFQHLMNMRCAHEAAHNRFRTQMSSSDPEVRQTGLSNHHLYLKQLLDEQAGYETDLFKCLKHIDRAVAQWTELYRLGKRSEAQRVCNSIAFEFRDTCMTLGFRALSQKEKNELLLDICLAYEEDMGANQLRNYKL, encoded by the coding sequence ATGTCAATTTTCGGAACTCCCTCCATGTTCGGTCGGCCTATCGACCCTTTCCAGCACCTCATGAACATGCGGTGTGCCCACGAGGCTGCCCACAACCGGTTCCGGACCCAGATGTCCTCGTCTGACCCCGAAGTGCGACAAACTGGTCtttccaaccaccacttgtacctcaagcagctgctggacgagcAGGCCGGCTACGAAACAGACCTGTTCAAGTGTCTGAAACATATCGACCGGGCCGTGGCCCAGTGGACCGAGCTGTACCGCCTGGGCAAGCGCTCGGAAGCTCAGCGGGTCTGCAACTCGATTGCCTTCGAGTTCAGAGACACTTGTATGACTCTGGGATTTCGAGCGCTGAgccagaaggagaagaacgagCTGCTTCTCGACATTTGTCTGGCGTACGAGGAAGACATGGGCGCCAACCAGCTGCGAAACTACAAGTTGTAG
- a CDS encoding uncharacterized protein (Compare to YALI0A12199g, no similarity): MNLPQNMHVKLQRAPTNPVRVKSESSFSRKGHAMVKPRPPPNPDLLALCKIPFPPSAFLVPLLYPPPSISIIADVSAIARSGFKLRRSVEPADWLNAECEKEGRALSTPWVATRRLKEPPKAAQDKPDATVAMSHHGALAWRHPKLWLALYPAQSNTISAPNSDGYCVMTAGSERIYIGDETSLPASIETA; this comes from the coding sequence ATGAATCTTCCTCAAAACATGCACGTCAAGCTCCAACGTGCCCCCACAAACCCTGTCCGTGTCAAGTCCGAGAGCTCGTTCTCTCGAAAGGGTCACGCGATGGTTAAACCGAGACCCCCGCCAAATCCAGATTTGCTGGCCCTGTGCAAAATCCCGTTCCCGCCATCGGCTTTTCTAGTCCCCTTATTGTATCCGCCTccatccatctccattATTGCAGACGTTTCGGCAATAGCCCGTTCGGGATTTAAGCTTCGGAGAAGTGTCGAGCCAGCCGATTGGCTAAACGCCGAGTGTGAAAAAGAGGGCCGTGCACTTTCCACACCGTGGGTGGCAACGAGGCGTTTGAAAGAGCCCCCAAAGGCGGCACAAGATAAACCCGACGCCACAGTTGCCATGTCGCACCACGGAGCGCTTGCATGGCGCCATCCAAAGCTGTGGCTGGCACTTTATCCTGCGCAATCAAACACAATCAGTGCGCCAAACTCTGATGGCTATTGCGTCATGACAGCCGGCAGCGAGAGGATATATATAGGAGACGAGACGAGCCTTCCAGCCTCAATCGAGACAGCCTGA
- a CDS encoding uncharacterized protein (Compare to YALI0A12243g, no similarity) produces MALDVGIAEQISILRARGVSVVDGFRAAIQRVQDNGTLFESEVVGLGCTTQSSHAFGINHQLPQYTSIHKPPQLPQVPLLTPPRYTNHPQTSPKVAYPHGTRPPILTPPHQAHSSPPITQRKEQKQVVQDEKLAKMQDKSPIVKISNKPPAVRSTSNNSAAKTPPSETTSTKTTFNPCAPVFKPAVESTPRYVSKPPVASKREVSAAALMAVELTDDVSTTRRPFPQLPESVVENMCFHLDLETCIALADTSTLFKSAIRKAENTLIRDKVQTRIPWATSLEAHESEYTSWFDYGRVVVSRARRFSSNAASWACADNLDSIPRSDLTFIDPVDAQGRMDFEPLFEGAFLMPFILQRDGLSVVHLQGNCIFTDYVSLNLKTFKVQQAAIKTEPLHTPKKHALFTPRGTKMFVNNDHASIQFVDENDRVLWIKDGETNVFVDKSCAFKTEDGILKYDREHFSSMVSSFEPGFGKLLGGGAGFIGLLRSGSQYQVCYFDAVADRRQKYCLTSFSADERVLKTMEVVVFNGMLHINLFNTMVPF; encoded by the coding sequence ATGGCACTGGATGTTGGCATTGCCGAGCAGATCTCGATTCTGCGTGCGCGTGGCGTGTCAGTTGTAGATGGGTTTCGGGCCGCTATTCAGAGAGTGCAAGACAATGGGACTCTATTCGAAAGTGAAGTCGTGGGCTTGGGATGTACTACTCAATCAAGTCATGCCTTTGGGATCAACCATCAACTCCCTCAGTACACATCTATTCATAAGCCTCCTCAGCTGCCTCAAGTCCCGCTGTTGACTCCGCCCCGTTACACCAACCATCCTCAAACATCTCCCAAAGTGGCCTACCCTCATGGTACCCGTCCTCCAATCTTGACTCCACCTCACCAGGCGCATTCCTCGCCTCCGATAACGCAGCGCAAGGAACAAAAACAGGTGGTGCAAGATGAAaagctggccaagatgCAGGATAAGTCTCCGATTGTCAAGATTTCAAATAAACCCCCAGCTGTTCGCTCGACTTCCAATAACTCGGCTGCCAAAACACCCCCTTCCGAAACCACCTCTACCAAAACGACTTTCAACCCATGCGCGCCTGTGTTCAAACCTGCTGTTGAGTCAACACCCAGATACGTATCCAAGCCTCCTGTTGCATCTAAGCGAGAAGTCTCGGCGGCTGCTTTAATGGCCGTCGAGTTGACTGATGACGTCAGCACTACAAGACGCCCATTTCCACAGCTCCCAGAGAGTGTGGTTGAAAACATGTGCTTCCACCTCGATCTGGAAACCTGCATTGCTTTGGCTGATACAAGCACTCTATTCAAAAGTGCTATCCGTAAGGCTGAGAATACCCTGATTCGTGACAAGGTCCAGACTCGTATTCCTTGGGCTACTTCTCTTGAAGCACATGAGTCGGAGTACACGTCGTGGTTCGACTATGGACGAGTCGTGGTGTCCCGAGCAAGGAGATTCAGCTCGAATGCCGCGTCCTGGGCATGTGCTGACAACCTGGACTCGATTCCGCGGTCCGATCTCACGTTCATTGACCCTGTGGATGCCCAAGGTCGAATGGACTTTGAGCCTTTATTTGAGGGTGCCTTTTTGATGCCCTTCATTCTCCAGCGTGACGGGCTCAGTGTGGTTCACTTGCAGGGCAACTGTATCTTTACCGACTACGTATCGTTGAACCTCAAGACTTTCAAGGTCCAGCAGGCGGCCATCAAGACCGAGCCACTTCACACTCCGAAGAAGCACGCTCTTTTCACGCCTCGAGGAACAAAGATGTTCGTCAACAACGACCACGCCTCCATTCAGTTTGTGGATGAAAACGACCGCGTGCTGTGGATCAAGGACGGCGAGACTaatgtgtttgtggatAAGTCCTGTGCCTTCAAAACTGAAGACGGTATCCTCAAATACGACCGCGAACATTTTTCCAGCATGGTTTCGTCTTTTGAGCCGGGCTTTGGCAAGCTTCTGGGTGGTGGCGCTGGATTTATTGGGCTTCTGCGCTCTGGTTCACAGTATCAAGTGTGTTACTTTGACGCGGTGGCAGACCGCCGACAGAAATACTGTTTGACTTCTTTCTCGGCAGATGAACGCGTGCTCAAAACAATGGAGGTTGTCGTGTTCAATGGAATGCTGCACATCAACCTGTTCAACACCATGGTTCCTTTCTGA
- a CDS encoding uncharacterized protein (Compare to YALI0A12353g, highly similar to uniprot|O93968 Candida boidinii Formate dehydrogenase) produces MKVLLILYDAGSHAKDEPKLLGCTENELGIRDWLESQGHTLVTTSSKDGADSVLDKEIVDADVVITTPFHPGYINKERIDKAKKLKICITAGVGSDHVDLDAANARNIAVLEVTGSNVQSVAEHVVMTMLVLVRNFVPAHEQIISGGWDVAAVAKDSYDLEGKVIGTVGGGRIGQRVLKRCKPFDPMGMLYYDYQAMPADVENEIGCRRVESLEEMLSLCDVVTINCPLHASTKGLFNKELISHMKDGAWLVNTARGAICVTEDIVDALESGKIRGYGGDVWFPQPAPKDHPWRTMRNKYGGGNAMTPHISGTSIDAQGRYAEGTKKILEVFFSGKQDYRPQDIICINGHYGTKAYGDDKEHKAHVSK; encoded by the coding sequence ATGAAGGTCCTTCTTATTCTCTACGATGCCGGCTCCCacgccaaggacgagccCAAGCTGCTTGGATGCACCGAGAACGAGCTTGGTATTCGAGACTGGCTCGAGTCGCAGGGCCACACTCTCgtcaccacctcttccaagGACGGTGCCGACTCTGTGCttgacaaggagattgttgACGCTGATGTAGTCATCACCACCCCGTTCCACCCCGGctacatcaacaaggagcgaattgacaaggccaagaagctcaagatcTGCATCACCGCCGGTGTCGGCTCCGACCACGTGGACCTCGATGCTGCCAACGCCCGAAACATTGCCGTTCTCGAGGTCACCGGCTCGAACGTCCAGTCCGTCGCTGAGCATGTTGTAATGACcatgctggtgctggtcCGAAACTTTGTCCCTGCCCACGAGCAGATTATTTCTGGCGGCTGGGACGTTGCTGCGGTTGCCAAGGACTCTTACGATCTCGAGGGCAAGGTCATCGGTACCGTTGGAGGCGGTCGAATCGGCCAGCGAGTGCTCAAGCGATGCAAGCCCTTTGACCCCATGGGGATGCTCTACTACGACTACCAGGCTATGCCAGCTGATGTGGAGAATGAGATTGGATGCCGACGAgtcgagtctctggaggagatgctcTCTCTCTGTGACGTTGTAACCATCAACTGTCCTCTCCATGCCTCCACCAAGGGtctcttcaacaaggagctcattTCCCACATGAAGGACGGCGCTTGGCTCGTCAACACTGCTCGAGGAGCCATCTGCGTCACCGAGGACATTGTCGACGCTCTCGAGTCCGGCAAGATCCGAGGCTACGGTGGTGACGTCTGGTTCCCCCAGCCTGCCCCCAAGGACCACCCCTGGAGAACCATGCGAAACAAGTACGGCGGTGGAAACGCCATGACTCCCCATATCTCCGGTACTTCCATCGACGCCCAGGGCCGATACGCTGAGGGTACCAAGAAGATTCTTGAGGTCTTTTTCTCTGGCAAGCAGGATTACCGCCCCCAGGACATTATCTGCATCAACGGTCACTACGGTACCAAGGCTTACGgtgacgacaaggagcacAAGGCCCACGTTTCCAAGTAG
- a CDS encoding uncharacterized protein (Compare to YALI0A12265g, no similarity), producing the protein MKAFRLADNSETTLEKTKNLKQSTFRSVCGRFVSASVSRGRVVGDLVTGTSYCVKDRSQGRPNFVFPFFNGKTPSFVRWKRATAISILNKLSGDLARRGNRTGFFMDRIPYDVTVKKMYKFYHFDPVGPELVIQVQGRF; encoded by the coding sequence ATGAAGGCGTTCCGGTTGGCAGACAACTCCGAAACGACTCtcgagaagaccaagaatCTAAAACAGTCCACATTCCGCTCGGTGTGTGGTCGGTTTGTCTCTGCTTCGGTGAGTCGAGGACGGGTTGTTGGAGACCTGGTCACTGGCACTTCGTACTGCGTAAAAGACCGTAGTCAAGGCCGTCCCAACTTTGTGTTCCCCTTCTTCAACGGCAAGACGCCCTCTTTCGTCAGATGGAAGCGAGCTACagccatctccatcttgaACAAGCTCAGCGGTGATCTTGCTCGCAGAGGTAACAGGACTGGTTTTTTCATGGATCGGATTCCATACGATGTCACGGTGAAGAAAATGTACAAGTTTTATCATTTCGATCCTGTTGGACCCGAGCTCGTTATTCAGGTACAAGGGAGATTCTAA